A stretch of the Chitiniphilus purpureus genome encodes the following:
- the hemE gene encoding uroporphyrinogen decarboxylase, whose product MTTLKNDTFLRALLREPTGYTPVWLMRQAGRYLPEYCATRKRAGSFLQLCKSTDLATEVTLQPLERFPLDAAILFSDILTVPDAMGLGLYFAEGEGPRFERPLQDEAAIRALAVPDVGSDLAYVTDAVRSIRRALDGRVPLIGFSGSPFTLACYMIEGGGSSDFRRVKTLLYDRPDLLHHVLDITARAVTDYLNAQIAAGAQAVQIFDTWGGALAYGKYQEFSLGYMQRIVAGLTREAEGRQVPVIVFTKGGGLWLEDIADIGCDAIGLDWTMNLAQARARVGGRVALQGNFDPSALFANPQAIDAEVGRLLADYGHGGGHVFNLGHGINQFTPPEHVAVLVDAVHRHSLPYHAPAP is encoded by the coding sequence ATGACCACACTGAAAAATGACACCTTCCTGCGCGCGCTGCTGCGCGAACCCACTGGGTACACGCCGGTCTGGCTGATGCGCCAGGCCGGGCGCTATCTGCCCGAGTATTGCGCCACACGCAAACGTGCCGGCTCGTTCCTACAGCTGTGCAAGTCCACCGACCTTGCCACCGAAGTGACGCTGCAGCCGCTGGAACGCTTCCCGCTCGATGCCGCCATCCTGTTCTCCGACATCCTCACCGTGCCCGACGCCATGGGGCTGGGGCTCTACTTCGCCGAAGGCGAGGGGCCCCGGTTCGAGCGGCCGCTGCAGGATGAGGCCGCGATCCGCGCGCTGGCCGTGCCCGACGTGGGCAGCGATCTGGCCTACGTGACCGACGCCGTGCGCAGCATCCGCCGCGCCCTAGATGGCCGCGTCCCATTGATCGGTTTCTCGGGCAGCCCGTTCACGCTGGCCTGCTACATGATCGAAGGCGGTGGCTCAAGCGATTTCCGGCGCGTCAAGACGCTGCTGTACGACCGCCCGGACCTGCTGCACCACGTACTCGATATCACGGCCCGTGCCGTCACCGACTACCTCAATGCCCAGATCGCCGCCGGTGCGCAGGCGGTGCAGATCTTCGATACCTGGGGCGGGGCGCTCGCCTACGGCAAGTACCAGGAATTCTCGCTGGGCTATATGCAGCGCATCGTGGCCGGCCTCACCCGCGAGGCGGAGGGCCGCCAGGTGCCGGTCATCGTGTTCACCAAGGGTGGCGGGCTGTGGCTGGAAGACATTGCCGACATCGGATGCGACGCCATCGGCCTGGACTGGACCATGAACCTGGCCCAGGCCCGCGCACGCGTGGGCGGGCGCGTCGCGCTGCAGGGCAACTTCGACCCGAGCGCACTCTTTGCCAACCCGCAGGCGATCGATGCCGAGGTGGGGCGCTTGCTGGCGGACTACGGCCATGGCGGCGGCCACGTGTTCAACCTTGGCCATGGCATCAACCAGTTCACGCCGCCCGAGCATGTCGCCGTGCTGGTCGATGCGGTCCATCGGCATTCATTGCCTTACCACGCGCCGGCGCCGTGA
- a CDS encoding ABC transporter ATP-binding protein/permease: protein MDQEQRISKRELFRNFWRLAKPYWVSEERWRAGALLAAVVALSLGIVYMNVQFNAWYSVFYNTLQNLDAKGFWQAIVKFTWLAGIYIVIAVYANYLQQLLEIRWRRWMTEHFNQRWLDHQGYYRLQLTDKETDNPDQRIAEDINQFVSLTLGLSLGLLRSVVTFVSFVSILWALSGPLSFAFAGRTWEIQGYMLWVALIYAAVGTAITIWIGKPLVGLNFEQQRREANFRFALIRVRENAESIALYEGERQEAHTLRTRFQHVLANALTLIGRQKRLSWFTTFWGQLAIIFPMLVGAPRLFAKEIQLGGLMQIVNAFGKVYDSLEFVISSFNSLAVWKAVIDRLALFERGLFKAGALAVIAPAPAEERFDAAALEVRKPDGRVLLADLAFSLQRGERLLVQGLSGTGKSTLLRTLAGIWPFAQGRTAYPDDALFLSQRPYMPLGTLRELLCYPREVAVDDATLAELLHKVHLPHLAGRLDEVDSWSHILSLGEQQRIAIARALLERPQVLVLDEATSSIDEPTESALYQTLIRDLPGAIMISVGHRSSLRAFHNRFLDCQGEGRWALS, encoded by the coding sequence ATGGACCAAGAACAACGCATCAGCAAGCGTGAGCTGTTCCGTAATTTCTGGCGATTGGCCAAGCCCTATTGGGTCTCGGAGGAAAGATGGCGCGCCGGTGCCCTGCTGGCTGCGGTGGTCGCGCTGAGCCTTGGCATCGTCTACATGAACGTGCAGTTCAATGCCTGGTACAGCGTGTTCTACAACACGCTGCAGAACCTGGATGCCAAGGGATTCTGGCAGGCCATCGTCAAGTTCACCTGGCTCGCCGGCATCTACATCGTGATTGCCGTGTACGCCAACTATCTGCAGCAGTTGCTGGAGATTCGCTGGCGTCGTTGGATGACCGAGCACTTCAATCAACGTTGGCTCGATCACCAGGGCTACTACCGGCTGCAGTTGACCGACAAGGAAACCGACAACCCTGATCAGCGGATCGCCGAGGACATCAACCAGTTCGTTTCGCTGACGCTGGGATTGTCGCTGGGGCTGTTGCGCTCGGTGGTGACCTTTGTGTCGTTCGTCTCCATCCTGTGGGCGCTGTCGGGGCCGCTGAGCTTTGCCTTCGCCGGGCGGACCTGGGAAATCCAGGGCTACATGCTGTGGGTGGCGCTGATCTACGCCGCAGTGGGGACCGCCATCACGATCTGGATCGGCAAGCCGCTGGTGGGCCTGAATTTCGAACAGCAACGGCGCGAGGCCAATTTCCGTTTCGCCCTGATCCGTGTCCGGGAGAACGCGGAATCGATCGCGCTGTATGAAGGCGAGCGGCAGGAGGCGCACACCTTGCGCACCCGCTTCCAGCACGTGCTGGCCAATGCGCTGACCTTGATTGGCAGGCAAAAGCGCCTGTCGTGGTTCACCACCTTCTGGGGGCAGCTTGCCATCATCTTCCCGATGCTGGTGGGCGCGCCGCGCCTGTTTGCCAAGGAAATCCAGCTGGGTGGCCTGATGCAGATCGTCAATGCGTTCGGCAAGGTCTACGACTCGCTGGAATTCGTGATCAGCAGCTTCAATTCACTTGCGGTATGGAAGGCGGTGATCGACCGGTTGGCGCTGTTCGAACGTGGGCTATTCAAGGCCGGCGCCCTGGCGGTGATCGCGCCAGCCCCGGCGGAGGAACGTTTCGACGCCGCCGCGCTCGAGGTACGCAAGCCCGACGGGCGCGTGTTGCTTGCCGATCTGGCGTTCTCGTTGCAGCGTGGCGAGCGTCTGCTGGTGCAAGGTCTGTCGGGCACCGGCAAGAGCACGCTGCTGCGCACGCTCGCGGGCATCTGGCCGTTTGCCCAGGGGCGGACCGCCTATCCGGATGATGCATTGTTCCTGTCGCAACGACCCTATATGCCGCTCGGGACCTTGCGCGAGCTGCTGTGCTACCCGCGCGAGGTGGCGGTCGACGACGCGACGCTGGCCGAGCTGCTGCACAAGGTACATCTGCCGCATCTGGCCGGGCGTCTGGACGAGGTGGACAGCTGGTCGCACATCCTGAGTCTGGGTGAGCAGCAGCGGATCGCCATCGCCCGCGCGCTGCTGGAGCGTCCGCAGGTGCTGGTGCTCGACGAGGCCACCTCGTCGATCGACGAGCCGACCGAGTCCGCGCTCTACCAGACGCTGATCCGCGACCTGCCCGGCGCGATCATGATCAGCGTCGGCCATCGTTCGTCGCTGCGCGCGTTCCACAACCGCTTTCTCGATTGCCAGGGCGAGGGCCGCTGGGCATTGAGCTGA